The Alphaproteobacteria bacterium genome contains a region encoding:
- a CDS encoding putative Ig domain-containing protein — protein MADTVPENTSTSATLSVGGSVSGTIDQNDISGDTIDADFYRVTLVGGHRYTFSANANVSTSDTLDQVFIRLRNSTGGVLAPDKSAEGATPNFTYDVPGSGNVTYYLAISAGGSGAYQDKTGSFTLGLADNGVINPGTTDAVAETTATSATLSVGGSVSGTIDQNDLSGDAIDADYYRLTLIGGHRYTFSANANVSTSDTLDQVFIRLRNASGGALSPDMTAEGAAPSFTYDTPGSGSVTYYLAISAGGSGAYQDKTGNFTVSLADNGVINPGTTDSVVETTATSATLSVGGTVSGTIDQNDLSGDPIDADFYRVILVGGHRYTFSANANVSTSDTLDQVFIRLRDASGNQLVPDKTGEGATPSFTYDAPGSGNITYYLAISAGGSGAWEDKTGSFTVNLADNGVINPATTDTVPETTATSATLSVGGSISGTIDQNDLSGDTIDADLYRVTLAGGHRYTFSANANVSTSDTLDQVFLRLYDASGNQLSPDRTAEGATPAFTYDVSGTGNFTYYLAISAGGSGTWQDKTGSFTVSLADNGVIGSGSADTVPENASTSATLAVGGSVSGTIDQNDLSGDPVDADFYRVTLTAGHRYTFGANANVSSSDTLDQVFIRLYDTSGNPLSPDKTAEGATPAFTYDVPGSGNVTFYLAISAGGSGAWQDKTGSFTVSLADNGAINSGTTDAVPENISTSATLAAGGTVSGTIEQNDVSGGTIDADYYRLTLTGSHRYTFSANANASTGDSLDSVFIRLRDASGNALSPDKTGESATPNFTYDVPGSGNYTYYLAISAGGPGFADKTGSYTVSLADNGVPAAVDQIPGTIQTTAVLPHVGIVAGSIDQFDLSGDTIDTDYYQLSLDSGVTYQFFANAAVSDLDTLDSVRIRLRDANGNVLGPSDITDAGPTPTITYTVPGTGTHIYFLAISASTVGSRNGVAADQMTGQYQIWDPPVSPTSTSTPPHIPLPFSAAANSGQNVSVLAGFNHDGTSGFNAHLYYSIDFGLTSGSDVLSEGAGHVLDYVDDVQDASGATIKLDVNDEDHDDRTDDYVTIPGQASHLGYSRLGNYITIQYDNNLVATYAHLQNGSIPAHLLSPNAPVLNGEIIGDVGLTGAITGAHLHVTYGQNNYTASSTDDALARTKTITIAEGGASSAGAPMFFDVESETGQLVAGKSYKSDNLGATTTLSTAFNIEPTLVGPGDGGIVIAGASGSPTNLILTTAGSTPMLVKSDGSILTKFTDFGTVKVIGGLVDDFFKILSLIGTTISKHTIYFNGEGGSDVLDGAATDRSVVASGGTGNDLLVGGSGDDILSGDSGNDRIFGEGAGFSVSGDLTASTPATIVQFDGSGFDATRVEGPTVVKVGSAYKMLYGGLPFANNYQIGLATSADGTTWTKYSDTPVISNGASQSWASFREIPVSLMYEDGVYKLWFYGDNRNLNTDSGYGNGFGYATSSDGATWSFAADNPIRFELNSPTGNGIRLSEVVKLGGQYHAYFYDNNPTGSILKHAVSSDGIHFSGDATVAIDSTYSFVAATTAVIDASEAVFAIWQKNGVDYYATSTDGLQFSIGGTVALPSNFSVSDILFDDGAIKVFGSAGVGNVNWNFGNEVIQLATIAAPLLGAGNDTLNGGEGDDTLNGGSGNDLLSGGMLTTLPPLTVNDETLGSSGALTLVNTFQNGSAPGLLSYWAPINVEGFKLTNLHRDDFAFHTWDADWASTFGYFYDGLHVLGVPSGGAVPTADTIRVEHEDGKHFSVQSIDLDTYSAFTGGSATFTGLKADGSTVTQTFSLDSTQGMQTFQFNGAFTDLTRLDLAPNGNVLFDNFILTPLPTDNDTIDGGPGNDTIDYSAATQQIVVDLSASKNQGTGAEVGTDQIVNVENVIAGSGNDAITGNAVDNRLEGGAGDDTLVGGPATGPINLVLQPGPEGQDVWITNVFSYDDNYGVDDGFLKVGGWGDYYYSLLRFDLSGATLPGHAASATLRLYATPYSDYAPTGMYVDKLQTAWTESYGWHDYTLNYTNIGNVATPQPGWIDIDVTSAVNDWLNNPSSNFGLQLRPVGNNHNLDYFVSSDATGDMAQFRPQLIIQEAASTASDNDALVGGPGNDTLIGGAGIDTAVFSGNRAQYHVGQLGNGDIIVTDLRAGENDGTDTVRQVENFTFADGTFTVEALLDDRPQLVNPIADQTSPEDQVWSFQVPANTFSDVDTGGLIYWALGDDAALPSWLSFSAATSTLSGTPPLEFNGALDLKITVSDGEFSASDAFTLNITPVSDAPSVATPIPDQSVGEDTAWSYQFPPGTFADVDGDTLSYSATLGDGNALPGWLSFNAATRTFSGTPPLHFNGAIDLKVTASDGLLSAADTLTFTVTTVDLRPTLSVSDTTATAMVRNYGDLPAGPMMVGIYLSADATVTTADLLLASSAISALDGGESAWRAFALDLPSNLGSGTYFLGAIADTGGQVAESDEGNNVSTPVALTLGNDGDNAVNGGAGNDTLIGFAGNDILNGLAGADVLLGGAGSDTFILNGASVADALSGAGFDHIADYDRNAGLFNAAEGDLIDLSQILQGPSGSGQPLGALVRAVQAGDGALLEVDTDGTPNGEKWITIARLEGIRFGDTVSVNLTASAGGAATIAVMQPSTGDFSSDHSSDILWRTDGGALAIWDLNGTAIAGADNLRIGTTIINADAPNWHILGTGDFNGDGHADILWASDQGYAAVWELDGNQIKLQDSLRSGADPVTRPDPSWHIAGSNDFDGDGKADVLWRTDSGTLAIWEIDGTQLKSADLIRSGSASVNAPGADWHIAGTNDFDGDGKADILWRTDSGTLAIWEMEGTQVKFTGYVNNGTDAVGAPGPDWHIAGTADFDGDGKADILWRTDSGSLAIWEMNGTQIKFAGYVNNGTDAVGAPGPDWHVERLGDYDGDGKNDLLWRTDSGSLAIWEMDGTRVKFAGYVNNGTDAIGAPGPDWHIVKPDYDIM, from the coding sequence ATGGCCGATACCGTACCTGAGAACACGTCAACGTCTGCGACGCTGTCTGTTGGCGGCTCGGTTAGCGGCACGATCGATCAGAATGATATCAGCGGCGACACGATTGACGCCGATTTTTATCGCGTGACGCTGGTCGGCGGCCATCGCTACACGTTCAGCGCCAACGCCAATGTGAGCACTAGCGATACCCTCGACCAGGTGTTCATCCGCCTGCGCAATTCGACCGGAGGCGTGCTCGCTCCCGACAAATCCGCGGAAGGTGCTACGCCGAACTTCACCTACGACGTGCCCGGCAGCGGCAACGTCACGTACTATCTGGCGATCAGCGCCGGGGGCAGCGGCGCGTACCAGGACAAGACCGGCAGCTTCACGCTCGGCCTTGCCGATAACGGGGTGATCAACCCGGGGACGACCGACGCGGTGGCGGAAACCACAGCGACGTCGGCGACGCTGTCTGTCGGCGGTTCGGTCAGCGGCACGATCGATCAGAACGACCTGAGCGGCGACGCTATCGACGCGGACTACTACCGGCTCACTCTGATTGGGGGCCATCGCTACACGTTCAGCGCCAATGCCAACGTCAGCACGAGCGACACGCTCGACCAGGTGTTCATCCGGCTGCGCAACGCGAGCGGCGGAGCGCTCTCGCCCGACATGACGGCGGAAGGTGCGGCGCCGAGCTTTACTTACGACACGCCCGGCAGCGGCAGCGTCACATATTATCTGGCGATCAGCGCCGGGGGCAGTGGCGCGTACCAGGACAAGACGGGCAATTTCACGGTCAGCCTTGCCGACAACGGTGTGATCAACCCGGGCACGACGGACTCGGTGGTGGAGACCACGGCGACGTCCGCCACGCTCTCGGTCGGCGGCACGGTGAGCGGCACCATCGATCAGAACGATCTCAGCGGCGACCCGATCGATGCCGATTTCTACCGCGTAATCCTCGTCGGCGGGCACCGCTACACATTCAGCGCCAACGCCAACGTGAGCACCTCCGACACGCTCGATCAGGTTTTCATCCGGTTGCGCGACGCGAGCGGCAACCAGCTCGTTCCGGACAAGACCGGGGAAGGCGCAACGCCGAGCTTCACCTACGACGCGCCGGGCAGCGGCAATATCACGTATTACCTGGCCATCAGCGCCGGTGGTTCCGGCGCCTGGGAGGACAAGACTGGCAGCTTCACGGTCAACCTCGCCGACAACGGAGTAATCAATCCAGCCACGACGGACACGGTGCCCGAGACCACCGCGACCTCCGCTACATTGTCGGTCGGCGGCTCCATCAGCGGCACCATCGATCAGAACGATCTCAGCGGCGATACGATCGATGCCGATTTGTACCGGGTAACGCTCGCCGGCGGCCATCGCTATACGTTCAGCGCCAATGCCAATGTCAGCACGTCCGATACGCTCGACCAGGTGTTCCTCCGGCTGTACGACGCGAGCGGCAATCAGTTGTCGCCGGATCGAACAGCGGAGGGCGCTACCCCCGCCTTCACCTACGACGTGTCGGGCACCGGCAATTTCACCTACTACCTGGCGATCAGCGCGGGCGGCTCCGGCACTTGGCAGGACAAGACCGGCAGCTTCACCGTCAGCCTTGCCGACAACGGCGTCATCGGGTCGGGCAGCGCCGACACAGTGCCGGAAAACGCGTCGACTTCGGCCACGCTGGCGGTGGGCGGGTCCGTCAGCGGCACGATCGACCAGAACGACCTCAGCGGCGACCCGGTCGACGCCGATTTCTACCGCGTGACCCTGACGGCGGGACACCGTTACACGTTCGGTGCCAACGCCAATGTGAGCAGCAGCGATACACTCGATCAGGTGTTCATCCGCCTATACGATACGAGCGGCAATCCGCTTTCTCCCGACAAGACGGCCGAGGGCGCAACGCCGGCGTTCACCTATGACGTGCCCGGCAGCGGCAACGTCACCTTCTACCTTGCGATCAGCGCTGGCGGCTCTGGAGCCTGGCAGGACAAGACGGGAAGCTTCACGGTCAGCCTCGCCGATAACGGAGCGATCAACTCCGGCACCACCGATGCTGTGCCGGAGAACATTTCGACCTCGGCCACGCTGGCCGCCGGCGGCACGGTCAGCGGCACGATCGAGCAAAATGATGTCAGCGGAGGTACGATCGACGCCGACTACTACCGGCTTACGCTGACCGGCAGCCACCGCTACACGTTCAGCGCCAATGCCAACGCGAGCACCGGCGACTCGCTCGACTCCGTCTTCATCCGGTTGCGCGACGCGAGCGGCAATGCGCTCTCGCCCGACAAGACCGGCGAAAGCGCCACGCCGAACTTCACGTATGATGTGCCGGGCAGCGGGAACTATACCTACTACCTCGCGATCAGCGCTGGCGGCCCCGGCTTCGCCGACAAGACCGGCAGCTACACGGTCAGCCTCGCCGACAACGGTGTTCCGGCCGCGGTGGATCAGATCCCGGGGACGATTCAGACGACGGCGGTGCTGCCTCATGTTGGAATAGTCGCCGGCAGTATCGATCAGTTCGACTTGAGCGGGGACACGATCGATACCGACTATTACCAATTATCCCTCGACTCAGGGGTGACATATCAGTTCTTCGCTAATGCCGCGGTTAGCGACCTCGACACCCTCGATTCCGTGCGCATCCGCTTACGTGATGCCAATGGAAATGTACTCGGCCCTTCCGATATTACGGATGCGGGACCGACGCCTACAATTACTTATACTGTGCCCGGCACCGGCACTCACATCTACTTTCTCGCCATTAGCGCTAGCACGGTAGGCAGTCGTAATGGCGTGGCAGCGGACCAGATGACTGGTCAGTATCAGATATGGGATCCTCCGGTATCCCCGACAAGTACGTCCACCCCGCCGCACATTCCACTGCCGTTTTCTGCTGCCGCAAACTCGGGGCAAAATGTATCAGTATTAGCGGGATTTAATCACGACGGGACAAGTGGTTTCAATGCTCACTTGTATTATTCTATCGATTTTGGATTGACGTCCGGTAGCGATGTTCTCTCGGAGGGCGCAGGACATGTACTCGACTACGTCGATGACGTTCAAGACGCTTCCGGCGCGACTATCAAATTGGACGTTAATGACGAAGATCATGATGACCGTACGGACGACTATGTAACCATCCCCGGTCAAGCCAGCCACCTCGGCTACAGCCGTCTTGGGAACTACATAACAATCCAATACGACAATAACCTCGTAGCAACGTACGCCCACCTCCAAAATGGCAGTATTCCTGCTCATCTCCTTTCACCGAATGCTCCGGTTCTTAACGGAGAAATAATCGGCGATGTCGGTCTGACCGGCGCGATAACTGGAGCGCATTTACACGTTACGTATGGACAAAATAACTATACCGCTTCGTCTACAGACGACGCACTGGCACGAACCAAAACGATCACAATAGCTGAAGGCGGCGCGAGTTCCGCAGGCGCGCCGATGTTCTTTGATGTTGAGAGTGAAACCGGCCAGCTTGTCGCGGGCAAATCGTATAAATCCGATAACCTCGGCGCTACGACGACTCTGTCAACCGCCTTCAATATTGAACCAACGCTGGTGGGCCCAGGGGACGGCGGCATTGTCATAGCTGGTGCGTCGGGGTCACCCACAAACCTTATTCTCACCACGGCCGGCTCAACTCCGATGTTGGTGAAGTCCGACGGCAGCATTTTGACCAAGTTTACCGACTTCGGTACAGTAAAAGTCATAGGTGGGTTAGTCGACGATTTCTTCAAGATCCTGTCGCTGATCGGGACCACGATATCCAAACACACCATATATTTTAATGGGGAGGGCGGCTCCGATGTACTCGACGGTGCTGCAACGGATAGAAGTGTCGTCGCCTCCGGCGGCACTGGAAACGATCTCCTCGTAGGTGGTTCGGGAGACGATATCCTGAGCGGCGATTCCGGTAACGACCGCATTTTCGGCGAAGGCGCCGGCTTCTCGGTTTCCGGCGACCTGACCGCGAGCACACCGGCAACCATCGTGCAGTTCGACGGCTCCGGCTTCGATGCCACGCGGGTCGAGGGGCCGACCGTCGTCAAGGTCGGCTCCGCCTACAAGATGCTGTACGGGGGCCTGCCGTTCGCCAATAACTACCAGATCGGACTTGCCACCTCGGCCGACGGCACAACCTGGACCAAGTATTCCGACACGCCGGTGATCTCGAACGGCGCAAGCCAGTCTTGGGCGTCGTTCCGCGAAATCCCCGTCAGCCTCATGTACGAGGACGGCGTGTACAAGCTCTGGTTCTACGGCGACAACCGCAATCTCAACACCGATTCCGGCTATGGCAACGGCTTTGGCTACGCGACCTCCTCGGACGGCGCCACCTGGAGCTTTGCGGCTGACAACCCGATCCGCTTCGAGCTGAATAGTCCGACGGGCAACGGCATCCGGCTGAGCGAGGTGGTGAAGCTCGGCGGCCAGTATCACGCCTATTTCTACGACAACAACCCGACCGGCAGCATCCTCAAGCACGCGGTTTCGAGCGACGGCATCCATTTTTCCGGCGATGCCACGGTTGCGATCGACAGTACGTACAGCTTCGTTGCGGCGACCACGGCCGTCATCGATGCCTCGGAAGCGGTGTTTGCGATCTGGCAGAAAAATGGGGTGGACTACTACGCGACCTCCACCGACGGCTTGCAGTTTTCGATCGGCGGGACGGTCGCGCTGCCATCCAACTTCAGCGTCAGCGATATCCTGTTCGACGACGGCGCGATCAAGGTGTTCGGCAGCGCAGGCGTCGGCAATGTCAATTGGAATTTCGGCAACGAGGTCATTCAGCTGGCGACCATTGCGGCTCCTCTTCTTGGCGCCGGAAATGACACCCTGAATGGCGGCGAGGGCGACGACACGCTGAACGGCGGAAGCGGAAACGACCTGTTGAGCGGCGGAATGCTGACGACGCTCCCCCCGTTGACCGTCAACGATGAAACATTGGGGAGCTCCGGCGCGCTTACGCTCGTGAACACGTTCCAGAACGGCAGTGCGCCCGGCCTGCTCAGCTATTGGGCGCCGATCAACGTCGAGGGATTCAAGCTCACGAACCTGCATCGGGACGATTTCGCATTTCATACATGGGATGCGGACTGGGCATCGACATTCGGATATTTCTACGACGGCCTTCATGTGCTCGGTGTCCCATCCGGGGGCGCGGTGCCGACCGCCGACACCATCAGGGTCGAGCACGAGGATGGCAAACACTTCTCCGTGCAGTCCATTGATCTCGATACCTACTCGGCGTTCACCGGGGGCTCGGCGACGTTCACCGGGCTCAAGGCCGATGGCAGCACGGTTACGCAGACGTTCAGTCTCGACAGCACGCAAGGAATGCAGACGTTCCAGTTCAACGGCGCGTTCACGGATCTCACGCGGCTCGATCTGGCGCCAAACGGCAACGTGCTGTTCGATAATTTCATCCTGACGCCGCTTCCCACCGACAATGACACCATCGACGGCGGCCCCGGTAACGATACGATTGATTATTCCGCAGCCACTCAACAGATCGTTGTCGATCTCTCGGCATCGAAGAATCAGGGTACCGGTGCCGAGGTCGGCACAGATCAAATTGTGAACGTGGAAAACGTCATTGCGGGCTCGGGCAATGACGCGATCACCGGCAACGCGGTCGATAACCGGTTGGAGGGCGGTGCGGGCGACGACACCTTGGTTGGTGGCCCTGCGACAGGGCCGATCAACTTGGTTCTGCAGCCAGGACCCGAAGGGCAGGACGTTTGGATCACCAATGTCTTCAGCTATGACGACAACTACGGCGTCGACGACGGCTTCCTCAAAGTTGGCGGCTGGGGCGATTACTATTATTCGCTGCTGCGCTTCGATCTCTCCGGCGCCACGCTACCAGGGCATGCGGCATCGGCCACGCTACGGCTATACGCGACCCCTTACAGCGACTATGCGCCGACCGGGATGTATGTCGACAAGTTGCAGACCGCCTGGACGGAAAGTTACGGCTGGCACGATTACACTCTCAACTACACCAATATCGGCAACGTCGCGACGCCGCAGCCCGGCTGGATCGACATCGACGTCACGTCGGCCGTCAACGATTGGCTGAATAACCCATCCTCTAATTTTGGGCTTCAGCTCCGGCCGGTCGGGAACAACCATAATCTCGATTATTTCGTCAGTTCGGACGCGACCGGCGACATGGCGCAGTTCCGGCCACAGCTGATCATCCAAGAGGCCGCTTCCACAGCGTCCGACAACGACGCGCTGGTCGGCGGTCCGGGCAACGATACGTTGATTGGCGGTGCGGGTATCGACACCGCAGTCTTCAGCGGCAACCGCGCGCAATATCACGTTGGGCAACTCGGCAACGGTGACATCATCGTGACCGATCTGCGCGCGGGAGAGAACGACGGTACCGACACCGTAAGGCAGGTTGAGAACTTCACCTTCGCAGATGGAACATTCACGGTTGAAGCGCTTCTGGACGATCGTCCCCAGCTCGTAAACCCGATCGCTGACCAGACGTCGCCCGAGGACCAGGTATGGAGTTTTCAAGTTCCCGCCAATACATTCAGCGACGTCGATACCGGAGGGCTGATTTATTGGGCGCTCGGTGACGACGCGGCGCTGCCATCTTGGCTTTCGTTCAGCGCCGCCACATCCACGCTCTCTGGAACGCCGCCGCTCGAGTTCAACGGCGCGCTCGATCTCAAGATAACGGTAAGCGACGGAGAATTCTCAGCGTCGGACGCGTTCACCCTGAACATCACGCCCGTGAGTGACGCGCCCTCGGTTGCCACCCCGATCCCAGATCAAAGCGTGGGCGAGGACACGGCGTGGAGTTATCAGTTCCCCCCCGGCACCTTCGCGGATGTCGATGGTGATACGCTCTCCTACTCGGCGACGTTGGGCGACGGCAACGCCTTGCCGGGTTGGCTCAGCTTCAATGCCGCGACCCGCACGTTCTCGGGCACCCCGCCCCTCCACTTCAACGGTGCGATTGACCTGAAGGTGACGGCGAGCGATGGGCTGCTCTCGGCCGCGGACACCCTCACGTTCACCGTTACAACCGTGGACCTGCGTCCCACGCTCTCGGTCTCGGATACGACCGCGACCGCCATGGTGCGCAACTATGGCGACCTGCCCGCTGGCCCGATGATGGTCGGCATCTACCTCTCGGCCGATGCGACCGTTACGACCGCCGACCTGCTGCTCGCAAGCAGCGCGATCAGCGCGCTCGACGGAGGCGAGTCCGCGTGGCGCGCCTTCGCGCTCGACCTGCCCAGCAATCTCGGCTCCGGCACCTATTTTCTCGGCGCCATCGCCGACACGGGCGGGCAGGTGGCGGAGAGTGATGAGGGCAACAATGTCTCAACGCCGGTCGCGCTTACGCTCGGCAACGATGGCGATAATGCGGTCAACGGTGGTGCCGGTAACGATACGCTGATCGGCTTTGCCGGCAACGACATCCTCAACGGTCTCGCCGGCGCCGACGTGCTGCTCGGCGGCGCGGGGTCCGACACCTTCATTCTCAACGGGGCCTCCGTCGCCGACGCGCTGAGCGGCGCCGGCTTCGACCATATCGCGGATTACGACCGCAACGCCGGCCTTTTTAATGCGGCCGAGGGCGACCTCATCGACCTGAGCCAGATCTTGCAGGGTCCCTCCGGCAGCGGCCAGCCGCTCGGCGCGCTGGTGCGCGCGGTGCAGGCCGGCGACGGCGCGTTGCTCGAGGTCGACACCGACGGCACGCCGAACGGCGAGAAGTGGATCACGATCGCGCGGCTCGAGGGCATCCGCTTCGGCGACACCGTGTCGGTCAATCTCACCGCCTCGGCGGGCGGAGCCGCAACGATTGCGGTGATGCAGCCGAGCACCGGCGATTTCAGCAGCGATCACTCGAGCGACATCCTCTGGCGCACGGACGGGGGGGCGCTGGCGATCTGGGACCTGAACGGCACAGCGATCGCGGGCGCCGACAACCTCCGGATCGGCACGACCATCATCAACGCGGACGCACCCAACTGGCACATCCTCGGGACCGGCGACTTTAACGGCGACGGCCATGCGGACATCCTGTGGGCGTCGGATCAGGGCTACGCGGCGGTGTGGGAACTCGACGGCAACCAGATCAAGCTGCAGGACTCCCTGCGCAGCGGCGCGGACCCGGTCACGCGCCCGGACCCGAGCTGGCACATCGCCGGCTCGAACGATTTCGACGGCGACGGCAAGGCCGACGTGCTGTGGCGCACCGACAGCGGCACGCTCGCGATCTGGGAGATCGACGGCACGCAGCTCAAATCCGCGGACCTGATCCGCTCCGGCTCGGCCAGCGTGAACGCACCGGGCGCCGACTGGCATATCGCGGGCACAAACGATTTCGACGGCGACGGCAAGGCCGACATTCTATGGCGCACCGACAGCGGCACGCTCGCGATCTGGGAGATGGAAGGCACGCAGGTCAAGTTCACGGGCTACGTGAACAACGGCACGGACGCGGTCGGCGCGCCGGGGCCGGACTGGCACATCGCCGGCACGGCGGATTTCGACGGCGACGGCAAGGCCGACATCCTGTGGCGCACGGATTCAGGCTCGCTCGCGATCTGGGAGATGAACGGGACCCAGATCAAGTTCGCGGGCTACGTGAACAACGGCACCGACGCGGTCGGCGCGCCCGGGCCTGACTGGCACGTCGAGCGGCTCGGCGATTATGACGGCGACGGCAAGAACGACCTGTTGTGGCGCACGGATTCGGGTTCGCTGGCGATTTGGGAGATGGACGGCACGCGCGTGAAATTCGCGGGCTACGTGAACAATGGCACCGACGCTATCGGCGCGCCCGGCCCGGACTGGCACATCGTCAAGCCCGACTACGACATCATGTGA
- a CDS encoding recombinase family protein has translation MKCGKVFQEKASGARTDRMQLMRLLKALRPGDLVIVIRLDRLARSTRDLLNVHATITESKAVFRSLSDAWADTTTAHGRLLLTVLGGAGFERELIRQRTGEGRARAKVRGIRFGRKPKLTAHQRQEAIARRAAGEPLTEIGEATTSATVRSVGFNRIAARHIRHARGVLLPRRGRHSAYPGRPSVA, from the coding sequence GTGAAGTGCGGAAAGGTTTTCCAGGAGAAGGCAAGCGGGGCGCGCACGGACCGAATGCAGCTCATGCGATTGCTGAAAGCCCTCAGACCTGGTGACTTGGTGATTGTCATTCGGCTGGACAGGCTAGCTCGTTCCACCCGAGACCTGCTGAACGTTCATGCGACGATAACTGAATCAAAGGCGGTCTTTCGCTCGCTTAGTGACGCCTGGGCGGACACCACGACCGCTCACGGAAGGCTTTTGCTGACCGTTCTCGGTGGAGCCGGGTTTGAACGCGAGCTGATCCGGCAGCGCACAGGTGAGGGCAGGGCGCGGGCGAAAGTTCGAGGGATCCGCTTTGGACGGAAACCAAAGCTAACTGCTCATCAGCGACAGGAAGCGATCGCGCGCCGTGCCGCTGGCGAACCGCTGACAGAGATTGGCGAAGCTACAACGTCAGCCACAGTACGATCAGTCGGCTTCAATAGAATTGCCGCAAGACACATCAGGCATGCACGAGGGGTTCTTCTACCGAGACGCGGACGTCACAGCGCATATCCAGGTCGCCCATCAGTCGCATGA
- a CDS encoding tyrosine-type recombinase/integrase — translation MTLTTEGTGCFEQWTAGRAASEIVFLRNDGGVWRKSHQSHPLEEASARAGIVPHVTFHILRHTYGSHLAMKGVPMGVIAAQLGHAGTRMTEKHYAQSRAQLRVADDQGEFSSARISGPTQIRRFDHDIAGRPAASRRARAAAQGEVRKGFPGEGKRGAHGPNAAHAIAESPQTW, via the coding sequence GTGACGCTGACCACCGAGGGGACGGGCTGCTTTGAGCAATGGACGGCAGGCCGGGCGGCTAGCGAGATCGTGTTCCTGCGCAACGACGGTGGCGTCTGGCGTAAGTCCCACCAAAGCCACCCCTTGGAAGAGGCCAGCGCCCGCGCCGGGATCGTCCCCCACGTTACGTTCCACATTCTGCGGCACACGTACGGCTCCCACCTCGCCATGAAGGGCGTGCCGATGGGCGTCATTGCGGCCCAGCTCGGCCATGCCGGCACCCGCATGACCGAGAAGCACTACGCGCAATCTCGCGCCCAGCTACGTGTCGCAGATGATCAGGGAGAATTTTCCAGTGCTCGCATCTCGGGTCCTACCCAGATTCGTCGGTTCGACCACGACATCGCTGGAAGGCCTGCAGCGAGCCGGCGAGCTAGAGCAGCTGCGCAAGGTGAAGTGCGGAAAGGTTTTCCAGGAGAAGGCAAGCGGGGCGCGCACGGACCGAATGCAGCTCATGCGATTGCTGAAAGCCCTCAGACCTGGTGA
- a CDS encoding tyrosine-type recombinase/integrase — protein sequence MRYLTVDEARRLVNTCPEDLRRLVQAVLLTGCRYSELARLKCGDYNPDSETIAIRLAKGKRAT from the coding sequence GTGCGCTATCTCACGGTGGATGAGGCGCGCCGCCTCGTGAATACCTGCCCGGAAGATCTGCGGCGGCTTGTGCAGGCCGTGCTGCTCACCGGCTGCCGCTACTCGGAGCTCGCCCGCCTGAAATGCGGTGACTACAATCCGGATTCCGAGACGATCGCGATCCGGCTCGCGAAAGGCAAACGCGCCACGTGA